In Brassica napus cultivar Da-Ae chromosome C2, Da-Ae, whole genome shotgun sequence, the sequence AGAGAGTCAACACTAAAAAGACACTCTTCATCAGGTGGCAGCTCTACTATGAGAACATTGTGACCCCTCGATTTCAAACAGTGCAGAACCCTATGTAACTCGCTACCTGGATCAATATTTGGTTTGACGACTACGGCTAAATTTGCAAGTATTGGTGCAGTCTCTCGTACTACAGAGAGCATATAAAAAGTCATATCCAGAGTAGGCCTAGTTCCAAATTTGCGGTAATCGTGTGTGGCTacataataaatcaaacattttTTAGTTTAGTTAAATAATAACTTAGGCGTATAATTAAATAGAAGCGACTGAGGAATTTACTATAGGGTAAGTAGAAAATTCTTCCGGCCTTAAACAAGGCTTCTTCGTTGGAGTTGAGTTTCTTACAATCCACATTGATGCTCATTCTCCCCTCAAAGCCCATTTGGTGAAGAGCATGTTCGAAATTATCAACAATAGAACCAAGATCGGTATCCACAGGGACTGGGCAATCATCAAAGTTCCAGCAAACGAATGTCTCCTTCACtttcacacacacaaaaaaaaaggacaagGCGTAAACGAATTTACGAAAGATCGAAATCTAACAAACAAATTCCTGTTaagaagagatggagagagagatcttacCGGAATAAAATAAGATGGTCTCGCCTTCTTCGTCCATGGTTCCACCGATGAGGATTGGGGACTTTCTCTCcctaaaattagggtttagaaagatgagagagagaggttttttttttcttctttttatgaCTGCGGCTCCCCGCGCTGAGAGATCTATCTATAAGCTGTGCCTCGCATGCTTTTTAACCCTTGGATCTCAAATAAGCATGTTGGCATATTCTCAACCGTCAGATCTGTGCATTCTTTTTTCTCAAATAAGCATGTTTGGTTTTCGCATAATATGAGAGTATATGACGAGGGAACTTGTCGAACTCGTTGGGATCCAATGGTAGGTTCGAGTCTTTACATAACCAATCCTAGAGTTCACTTGATGATATCATTCACCTCTAAGAGGCTGGCCACACAGTAATTTATTCATCTAGCAAAGGACATTTGAAGTTATCAGAGACATCATACTTTGCCTTTAGATTATTTTAGGCAGAGACATCATATTTGTTAGCACCACAGCTACAATTGTGACGTTTATCTTCCTGGTGTAAACGTTTATGATATTTTGAAGAAGAGAGCTTTATTATTAATCGATTAATGCAAAATACAAGAAGATAAACAACTTTTCCACAAGAACATCGACCTCACCAATGGAAACACTTCGTATCTTATAAAACGCACACACAGGATATTATTTATGGAGGAGATCTAGAGAATGGATAATGGTCCTCTAGGGCTTGGCGTCACCATCAAAGCCCCGTTGGAGGAATCCAACTGATGAGAGATGAGAAACATCGCTCCATGAATCAATGATCCATTTCTCGTCACTGAAGCGAACAACATTCACTGAAGCATTAAGGAGTTTCCCAGCAGAGGAAGCTTGCGTGATCCTCATGTAGATTGCCCTTAACACTCCTCCATGAGTCACTACTATCACTCTCTCCCCTTCATTTCCACACATGGCATATATATTTACACGTTTAGTGTATGATTTTTTGGTAAAGAAGTTGCAACTTTATAACTATCCAAACGTAttctttaagcaaaaaaaaatatatatttaatagtacCTTTGTGCTTCTTTGCAATTTGCTCAAGGGCACTCATAGACCTCTCACAAAGTTGGTCAAAGCTCTCTCCTCCTCCCTATTGATTATCGTATATAAAATATAGGATATAGTTAAGCATGTGAATATATGAGAAAGGAGTGATAGAATACTAGTGTGAATGAAACTTACCGGAATCTCGAGGTCATTTTGGGTAGAAAAGAAAGCAGAGTAAGCTTCAGGTTCTTTCTCTGCTCCTTCTTTCCAATACAGCCCTTG encodes:
- the LOC106422623 gene encoding metal-independent phosphoserine phosphatase isoform X2, with protein sequence MGHECIDASKEFKWGEDVNVKSEVTEIVLVRHGETTWNAAGRIQGQIESDLNEIGQKQAVAIAERLGKEERPIAIYSSDLKRAKDTALKIAETCFCSEVTEVPELKERHVGSLQGLYWKEGAEKEPEAYSAFFSTQNDLEIPGGGESFDQLCERSMSALEQIAKKHKGERVIVVTHGGVLRAIYMRITQASSAGKLLNASVNVVRFSDEKWIIDSWSDVSHLSSVGFLQRGFDGDAKP